The window aaagaaatacctagGGTTGCAGAGTCCGAAGGTACCAAGGTGGAAGAAGAAGCGGAACTGGCAAGGCCGATGGAGTCCAACTTGGTTACTAAATGGTGCAGAAGCTTGGAAAGCTCATCCGGAGGAGGGGAAGGAGCAGCACCTATAGTAGGATCGGTTACAATGGCCTTGGTATGATGTGCTGAAGGTTTCCCATGACCACGGCCCTTGGTAGAAGTGGTAGTAGGGcgcccatgaagcttccaacagaaTTCTTTGGTGTGTCTTTCTTTCCCACAATAATCACATTTAATAGGTTCCTTGTCAGAACAATCACTAGGGCGAGAAGAACCACCTTTGGATTGCACAGGAGTACCAGACAGAAGAGCCGATCTATCTTGGGAAGAAGGGGGTAGCATAGCAGAGTGATGGCTGTACTCAAGTTGAATCAGGGAATAAGCCTGTTCCAGAGTTGGGAAGGGGTCCCTGCTAAGAACTTGGGCACGaagctgatcatactccacattaagcccagcaagaaaatcatacaccctGAATTTATCTTCTCGTTTCTTGAACTTGATCACATCTTCAGGGGTAGAGGCCTGGAAAGTATCATACAAATCCAACTCCTGCCACAGGCTGCGCAACTCAAAGTAATAGTGAGAAAGGATGAGTTCCTTCTGCTTGGTCTCATGAAGTTTCTTCCATAATTCATAGACCtaagcatcattcccaacctgagaataaGTCTCTTAAGCagccttccaaatttttgcagccGTGTCTAAAAGGAGATAACCACGAGCAAGTTGTGGTGGCATGCTGGAAAGCAATAAGACATCACTAGGGAGTTGGGAGAACTCCACTTGTCTTGTTCAGGATCTGCAGTTAGGGGTTTCTCTTTTGTGCCAGTGAGGTAACCCACATACCCGTGGGAGTCGATGTTGAGATAACAAGATctggaccacatcaaataattgctaCCATCCAACCAAACGACACACACAGGGAAAGTGGGGAAGCCGTCATGAAAGCCACGGACTTGCCCTTCCAAACCACATATAGCAGAAGAAGAATCCAACATCGTAACAAAAGACGGGAAAAAACTCAGAtcagaaagggaaaaaatattaGATCATCAACATATCCAAAAAACTTCGCAAAAAACAGGGATCACAGCCGTATTAGCGCATGGAGAACGGATGTAGACGAACAGAAAGGAGGGATAAAAACCCTCGATGATGAGAAAAGCACCACCGAGGGGTGGCGGAGAAAGGGAGTCGCGACTCCCTGCCTCGGTGACGCTAGAAGGGAAACCAATAGAGAGGGAGGCACAAAGGaggtggcggcggtggtgagATGGAGGGCCGATGGCGGTGGTAGGTGGTGGCAGTTCTaggtaaagaaagaaagaaagaagaggagagagagtgacgGCAGCAGCAGGAATCCCTAAGTCGATTCTCccttctctgataccatgaagactttgggaattgtgacttgtgtctaTGAGACACAgcccacctttatttataataataagaatgAGAGTACAAAGACAGTAAAGCCCCTAGGGCAACACAACATAAAACTCtaaggacaattctacccttatacccCATATTACTAtagtttcaaacttccaatagcttgcttcttcagttctgttgtcttctagttctatgttgatttttgatgactcaatgtggcttaatattgatttttgatgacttgatgtgacttaatgttgattttttatgccttcatgtggcttaatgttgattttttatgacttgatgtggcttaatgttgattttttatgatataaggtatattgTACCATACTAAATAACGTTAGAAAAGAgtggaaataaaaaaacaacacttggccgccttggttgcctaggcgggtgccttgtcgcctaagcgcttagcttgccaccttgacaactatgttacaGATTCTAGGTTTGTCACAAACTGCAAACCGATAATATCACAACCCTTTATCCCCAATTTGTAGCAAGCCTGCATACTTAAGCACCCATAAACTCCAGACAAAAAAAACCAAGCTTTGTGGTTCAAGCTATGGAGGTTATACTTAGTTTTAATGTTTTTCTGTAAGCTAAGAGGTCAATACATGAGGAATCCTGCCACTAATATATTAGAAGATAACCTAGTTCTGgcttgaagaaggaaaccctagttaatagaggaagaagaggaactagggtttcacaTACGGGTTTCGATGAAAGCTGAAATAGTGTCTGAAGATCATACCTGAAGTTGGGTGTGCATCGATTGCAGAATCTTGCTGCTATTGTTGTCGTTTACTGCTTCTGCTATGATCGATTTTCCGTTGAGTAATCGATTTACCGCCAGAAGGTTTGTTAAGGAATATCGATTTGCTGCTGAAATTCCAGGCTTTATCTCTGCTGGGCGGTATTACCAGAACCAAGAAGAAGCATGCTGAATCTTTAATCCTTGTCGATTGGTTCTTAGATCTGGGTTGAAGGGTGCCTACCCATAGACGGCTCAAGTCTTTGAAGATTTCCTTCGAAACTTTCCTTTAGTTGTGAGAGTCAAAGCCTGCAACTGAACTGCTACAACTTCTACCGCCTGCTGCAGCTCCAGTCCTTCAATCTCAGAAACTGGTGGTCGATTGGAGCTCTGTTTGGGTGCAATCCAGAGGTATTTCCATCACCTACTTACCGTTAAAACCCTAGGATAAACAGAGCATCCCCAAAGGAGTTCTTTCCTTCAGAAACCTGTTGGGTTTTCCATCTCTGGTTTGTGCTAGAGGTAGGAGACGACCTCTTCAACTTCCCCTTtccaagaattttcttttttctacttTTATTACCCcactttccaattttacccttccatAATGTCAATAACCCCTTCTATcctttaatttgttttcttccaAGTTAGTCCTAAATCTATAAATTAATTCCCATTATGTCCCACTGCTTCTTCAATTACCCATAGCCCCTTtgcaaattctggtttattatcAGATTGCCACTCCTCCCTTAAATTTGGCCTTGCTTATGCATATATATGGATTTCacttaaattacagttctgccattaCCTCTTGTTATTCCTATTGTATACTTGGATGGGTCCATCCCGAacgaaattgggtattttgaccCGGGTTCCacatcaattggagattgcaTGATGTTATAACagaattgccattgggtataCATATATGCCATATTATTGCTTTTGTGGGCCCAGATCacatcaatttgttttttggcaaattggtacttaaatgatattgaggttggagtttgttttgagggggagattggaaatTATTGAGATATTGGTCATATACCAAACTGCCATTGCCCTTTTAATTTCAACATTTCTTTAAAATTCTTGAAGTATAGTTGCCCAGGTGGGCCCCAAACACATGTGGGATTTGTACTTCTTTGAAGGTTGGACCTTGCATGGTGGTTGTTGGCTCCAGTGAAGGGAGGTTAGAAACTAATTTTGTGATTTTTATATCTACGGTTGTTATTTGCGGTGCTCttgtttatggaatttttttgtgaTGCCCATGCTTTGCAATGTTGATTATTGGCTACTGTTTGTTCACGTGTACTGCTAGtctgctacacgtgagggggagattggaattGGATATTATTATTTGCATATCTGCTCTGCACAAGTCTTCAATTGGAGAGTCTTACCTTTCTCAAAAATATTTCGGTGAAGATTTCTCAAGATTTATTTCAGTGAAGATTTTTACTTTTGAAGGGAAACTTTaaagttgctgccctccatcttttaagcatgctatggtgttttttgaagattgacaAGAAAATTCCATTTTGTGCGATTGAATTGATTCTTACTTTGAAGATCGAGTTCTTTCCTTATATTGAAGATCGAgtcttctcttattagaaatcaaGTTCCGCAATTATTGGAGAACATCTGTCATCGTTACCTATCTACTGTTTTTGGATTGCGGTTGATGTTATCTATCGTCCAATGCTTGGGCTGATATTTCTATTGGTTTTATCGGAGTTTCCTCTGTGCTCACTGAAGTCTACAACTACTATTCAAGATTggtgttgagtttgattttctattctttttagtccaagctggagcctttcttttgatatctgaatactccagcttgagggggagtgttgagaagtgtaccacgatAAGGGGAGTAtccctattgtggttgagtccattatggtttcctttattgttttatgtctttaattgttaggagttaaGACTTAGGAGTCAATTTCCTAGTTTAAGTTAGCtacctattttagattaggtttagtttccttttccttttatgattgtaatggttttattataaataagatacttgagggaggaagcaaaAAAAGACATACGGCTCCTCCCCTTGCAGctactcttctcctcttctttcttctctcttttctcctctataaggttattggttacaggtcctaggtcatctacatggtatcagagctaggcaactagtgattgattctctccaagattgccgttttgagagtcgtttagggtttcttgtttttagaaagaaaccctagttcatcgaagaagaagaagaagaactagggtttcgtacATTGAGTTGCTGATTTGATTTGCTCAGGTTCTGATCTGCCTTTTTGGAGATCTATTTTCTGCAGTGTGTTTTTTTGGAATCGATTGCTGTTCTGTTTGAAGATTCCTTGGAGATCGATCAAGGTTATTATTGGGAACAGCTCTTTTTCCTGGCCAGTTTCAGATCTGGTTCTTGTTTGCCGCTGTTTTTATTCGAGGAGTTTTATTCCTTGTTGGGTATATGATACGCTGCTGCTACTACGATACCACTGCTACTGCCAGATTcagttgcagtttttttttcttctccatcttgcaGGGGTTTCCAATCTGGTTTTTGGAAGAACAGACATCGATTTGCTGAATTGATCTGTTGGAACTTTTGATTTTGCTGCTTCCCCAACTCTTCCCTACTTTACCGTACCGTCGGTTTCTCGGTTCGACTAGATCCTCTCCTCCTGAGAAGCAAGTGAACAGAGAAGAAGTTGTTCTTCGATATCTGGTTTCCAGGGTTGATTATTGCTGtgggaaattttatttggattgaTTCATCAATTGTCGCTGCTGTTGTTTACTTCGATTGCTATCGAAGGTTTGTTTGTGGAattaaattctggtttgctgCTGAATCGATTTGATGCTATGGTTGCTATCGGTTGATCTTGTTCGATTGCTAAAAGTTCTTCGTTTGCTGGCGGTtccccgatctggtttaaatcgattACTGCTAGGATTGAAGACGTGGTTGAGAATAAGACTAACTAGTTTCCTGCTGGGCTGGTTGCGGTGTTTTAGTGCTCTGGTTGTATAGTGTTTGCAGCAGCTGTGGTTTTCCTCTTCCCTTTGGACTACTTCTCTTCCTTGCGAGATTTTGCAGGGTTGCCGCTGCATCCACGACTACCGCCCCTAGTTTCGTGAAGGTGACGATGGGGTCTCGAGGTTATTGATTTGGGCAGATCCTTTTTTCCGCCTTTGCTGGTTTCGTCCTGAGCTTGAAACCGTGGTTGCATAAAGGTTTCAATCTCCCTGGTTTCTCtgtcgtaaggttgaagacaaccttcgtAAGTTGGTTTATTTAAAAACCTTATTTTATGAGTTCCAATAATACCCttgtctttgtctcttattctcttttatccattttttacattccttttctagtttaccctttctactagagaattaaattattttccaaatctgttcccttgcttcattattttccaataccccttgaaaattttggttatttaccaaATTGCCACCCTCCatagccattcacgaaattttggttattttactcattgcatcccattgctttttgtttaccaaaaagcccttgcaaaattctgattatttacgaaactgccattactttttcatccattcccctatttgcctacccaattgacccttgaaaattctggtttattaccaatttgccctttggcttggattgtatttcaaagtggatttccaccaaattacaaccatgccatcctttttccaACTCCATTCCATTTCaataattcccttcatatcccatccTTCgctattgggttgagtttgccgtaagggggagattgaagtattgaagagtattgaagatatttggttgttgcctatttgaggactttccgttgggttgatacagtgttTTTCCGCTGCCTAATTCAGCTCGTTTCCGttacttgctgctctagttatttaacttcaaaattttatgtcattatgacaatctgagattcatcactggttagctattgaagatcgttaaaagctgcctttttttggaagaaattctaatcccggtttgctgatcatgtctatccaggttttgaagatcaattatttcaagttttttaaggtttatttgggagctacattcatctgtcaagctggattctgctgcaacttagtttcttctcattttgttcaagttgggcattgataccttgtatgcgcgaacttgagggggagtgtttgcattattatggagtttttttttcccttttagttcaagctggatcttctttctttacttatttgtataatccagcttgagggaggagtgttgaagtactgttcatgtgacactgttcacgtgcacagtgatttggttgatatgtgtatcttctattttcctagtcctagttggagtcctagtttctaattatgtcaagtcctaattctattgtgagttgttagtcttagtttcagtttgagttgttagttctagttcttttcctattgtaacttggaatcctatcatgaataggaattcctaatctgattaggagttcccctttctattgtaatttgagattataaatacaagcattatgagggagactgataagaaaaacagttctctcctcttcctcatcttcttctctttctcttttcttctctctagagttactggttacaggtcctaggttttctacagttCCAGACAATAGTACTTACTTCTTGTTATAACTGCTTTGTTTGAGCGCATAAAATTCAGAGAGATGTCATGGATTTGGTCCAAGCATCTCAGCAATCAGCCGCCACTACAAATTTCAACAAACACATTATCAatactttaaattttttatttttagaaaaatgCACAAAACCTATGACCAGTACAACAATTACCCCTTCAAAGATTTATCATCTGTCTACAGTTCACAGTGTTGTCTCAGACTAGTGTGCCAACACGTGCCAACATGAACTTGGCCTGTTCTCTTTTGAACATGAACTTGGAATGTTTTATTTCAGAATATATTCAGATCTATCTCAAGTAAATCATCAATCAAAGAAAGATTGCAccctcatttattttctttttttttttcccttgggaAGAGAGGGGGGCAGGAATTCTGTGTTTGATGCACTACATCAACCCAAGAAAGTATTTTCATGTCCACAAAAAATGACTTGTGTTTCATGCAACTGATCATAGTAAAGAATAAATGAAGAACTAATAAAACgaataattaatatatttatttaaacaGAACGATTGAGGACTCCAAACAGAAACAAATTGATGGCTAAAACATATCATTTGCATAAAAAAGGAATTTATAGACAAGCAGAAAAAAAACACACCTCAGATTCAGTGAAGAAATCAGTAACCATATGCATTTTAGCTTCTTGAGGAGTCCATCCAAAAGTCTTCAGATCAAAGTTATAACTAAAGTTAGACGTATCTAGCCATTAAGCAACTGCATGCATTCCAACTGATGACTAGATAAAATTAAGTCATAACTGGCAACATGACATACACAGCTACACAGAGAGACAAATATTTAGCAGGCTTTTACCACTTATGAATGCTAAAATTTGGATACAATAACAGGAAGCAACCACTCATTTTCTATAAAAAGAGCACACATCCAGTGGCAAAATCGAGATTCCCAAATAGATATCTCAAATGCCATCAACTGTATATGAAATCATCCTTGTCACACAATCTAATACAGATTATGttagaaaaggagtacaaatcaAATTGACCCACTAAACAAGACTCATGGCATTTAAAAATATCTGATTTGGAAGCCTGCAACACAGTCCGAGATTGGTGTCAAAGGTCTGTAGGACAGGTTGCCACCTCACATTCTGTCCAAAATATTATTCTTCATCATCTGATAGTAGAAGGCACAtagaagttaaaaaaaagttaattaGGATACCTCACGGGAGATGAATAAGTCTGGATACCCAAAATCCATAGAGGCTCGGTACGAGTAGTAGCTGGGAACATAAACAAGTATTAGAGCTTGAAACAGATCACACACACAAAGGACTCCTAAAGGTAGAACTTTAGGAATCAGCAAAAAAAGGGATTATAAACACAAACACAGGTGGGGGTAATCATCATGAAGCAGTGAATCTTATCAATTGTGTCCTGAAAATGTTCATGAAGGTTAGTGAACATGGTCAAATTTGCAAGTTCTTCTATGATCCTGAGACCTATGTTAAATGCATTGGAAAATTCAAATAAGGGTTAATCCTTGCCTCAAACTTACTTTGCACTCTCAAAATTAGTATCCAATCCTTAGATGGGCAAATTTATAGAGTAGCATCAGAACAGAACAGCAACAGCAAAGGGGAAAACCCCATTCCGCTACACCCTCATTTGCCATGACTACCAACCTCCGGCAGTGTTCGTCCCTTTATCCTCAAATCTCCATAATGAAGTTGCAGTTTCAATGTTACAGATCTTAGAACTCCATCATATTTTTtacaaggaaaaagagaaagttcTCATTATAAAGGACTCTGCATTCTCAACGacaaacagaaacagaaatatCACATACACTACCGCACTTCTCATCTTTGGAATAAAACAACTGCGGCGCTTGAGTCATCAAAAATATACCATCTGTACGATTGCAGCCCAAAACACACTGAAACAGAAAAAGTTATGTAGCCATCGGGCGTCGTCTTCACCAAACATCTGTTCAATCTAATGAAACCTAGAAGTCTTCAAAGGAGCGATCATGGAAATCTGGTTTTGCCTCTGCCAAGAAATACAACATTGAACGAAATACTATGGATCCcctgggagagagaaaaaaaaaccgcTTTCTTCTCAAAAATCGTCCTTAAATGCTGCGCCATTATTATTGTGCTATATACCAGCAACAGTTCTTAAAAGTGGCTGGGACTGGGGGGAGTTCTGTAGGCTCAAGTAAGGCCATTAGTGCCAGCATTGAGCAATGTTGGGGGCTCACTCAGCTACCTAGCGAAGTTGCAGACCAGAACCGGCACCTCAGCGAAGAGGCAAACCCTAGAAGCTTCAGCACTCTATGTTGGTTTCAGGGAGAGAAGGTCatccaaagtccaaattacTGTCACTATGTTGGACgaaaaatgaaatatttcaaacCGCTTTTGGACTCAAGGGTGAAAAGACAAGAAATGCATCGTTAGGACATGTGCGTGATTGACCAGTGAACTGACAGGACCCATCTGCTGGTTATGAACATTAACATTTTCCTTATCAATTTATCACACATAAATGCAAAGATGAACAGATTAACCCGAATATGCAAGCATCTGCTAATTGATAGTCCAAAAGTAtatcaaataaaaagtaaaactGAAGTTCCCCTATGGTCAAAAGGTTTCATGTGCATTTTTATCATTGATCCACTTTGTGCCAATATGAAGCTAAAAATCCATCCTCAAAGAAGTACCTAATTTAACAAATAAGTTCAATATTTTAGCACCATCACCCCTACAGCCTCATCCCAACTATTCTGATCACTTAAGCAACTCCTCACTAGACCAAAGGTCATTTTGGGCAAAATCGATGCTGCAAAGCCAAGGGTAGCCAGAAACTTACAGAATAAAAaacatatatggctgaaggatGGATGGATGAATATAAGGAGAGGTCCATTGAGaggtgaatatatatatatatatatatatgtatgtatatgaCGGCCCAGAAAACGGGAGGATAATGGACTGAGTCAGACAGCCCAGAACAGATATTTCAGAACTGAACCCCAAGCCTCTTATTCATGATAGTTGTGTTAGCAACAAAACTTTACTCTGAAATGTTTTATTTCAAAGGAATAAAATATGACAGAATGGTTCTATTTTTAAATTCTTTCTCAAAGGCCAACTGAGTatagtttaattaaaaaaataatatgatCTTAGCGCACTATCTATTGTTTTCAATATCAAAGTAATTCAAAGAAATGTACGAAGTTAGAGTTAGCATTCTCAATGCTTCAAGATACATAAGAACTATTAGCTTATTAAGACTGCTTCTATAACTTCATTAAGGTGTCCAGAAGTTTCAGAAAAGGTGTCCTGGTTTCTCGCCTCACCTCCTCTTCCAAGCAAACCCCTGGAGAGGGTGGCATTTGGCCATATGAGCAGCTAATCTGACTCGTTAACACAATGCCAATTGACAGAACCTCCTTGTCAGTTTTAGTATTAATAGAAATGCATAATGAAAGTTAAGTCACTGAATTTCATAACAAATGAATTTCCATTTTACATGTGCACTATGAGTCAAATTGATCACTGCTTTATTTGGGGATGAAAATCTACACATGCTAAAACAACTCCCATATAAGAAAATATCTACTATATCACATGAACTGGGAGGATCAAATGACAAGAAACACAAATGACATAGTACACTTACCTATCTGATGTTAAAAGTATGACTGGCAAACACCTTTCAGTCACACCCAATGCTATTAATCTCCAAAGAAGACTGTCATGATACATTGATGCAGACAAGGTCGAATCATCAGTTAGGACTGCATCCCGGAGAACATCAATATTGTTTATGACGAGCTTTGGCTGCTCAATATGGTAAGCATACATTCTATCAGTCAAATGAGCATTATAAACACCAGTATCATGAGCCAGACTATAAATAATAGAATTATAGTAAGTGCAATTTAAATGAGCATTAGAAATGCCAACCCGGATTAAACTCTTATTGTTTGTTGTGGTTTCTGTTCCTGATTTAGTTTCTCTGATGTTGATGCTGATATGTACAGAGGCCTGGTGATTTAGGATGCGAGTTTGAGTAGCTTTTGTATTCAGGGGTATCTTGTGTTATGTACTGTTTCTGATCATTGCTAATGAAAGTTTTGTTTCCTATCCCTGAAAGAAAAGAGTGGTTCCTGACACTTGGAACTGATTTAAAAAATTGTAAACCAACCTAGCACCATTAAATTTCCAAATTATGCTGATCTCAACAACGGCAGAGTGGCAGACAGACAACCCACGAAGATGAAACCGATATTCATTTACCTGGAAGTTATCAACCTCAGCAGCGGCGGAGAGAAGTTCCAACAACAAATATGGCCAATCAGTGGAAGAATTGGCCAGGGACCTCGAGAAACCACCAGTACGGTTCAAGTGGGAGACTGCATTTGCTCTCCAGCTCTGATGAATTTGAAGGACCTCCTTGGCAAGTCGAAGCGACAGCAGAGCTTCTCTGAAGTACGAGGTCTCTTCGAGCGTCAAAGTCTTACCTTTGTCATCCAACCCAAGGACCGCATCAATCTCATTGGCTTTTGATCGAGCAGATAGTGCGAATAACGCCCTGGACCACGATGTAGAAACCTTGTCGTCGATGGTAGTAGAGCTGTGAGTGTGGTTTTGGAGAATGCTGCGGAGGGCGGAGTTTAGGCTGTGCCATTTATTGAGGGTAGAGAAGACTTGCTGAGGGCCAATGGTACCGAGGCGGACACCCCTTTGGACCATTGATTCCAGGCAGCGTTCGAGCTGCGAACGAAGAGAAGGGAGGGTGGGAGGCGGCACATTGGACCAAGAGGCCCATGGAGAGGATTGATTGCTATAGATACGATGATGATCTTCGACGGAGAGACCAAAATCGACATAGCCGGTGATATGGGGGCCTTTGTTCCAGTCATCGAGAAGACCTGAAAGAACAAAAGTAATaatcaaataagaaaatacGGATTTAACGACGGAAAGATGGATACATGGCAGATAGACTGAAAAACGCAAAAATGAGAGATTACGGTTGAGGATGAGAGTAGTTTTGCCAGCGCCTCTTAGACCGTGAAGAATGAGAGGTTGAGAGACACGGAGGTGCTGGACATGATTGTTCAGCACCGTCTCTAACAATGGCCGCGGGATTATTTTCCACGCCTTCTGCGCcattattctctttctcttccgcCACTGATCAGATTGTTCTccacttctctttcttgtttgaACCTGGGCAACGAGACGCTCTTACCACGGTGATAATACAGTACGTGTTTAGTACAAGTTTAATATGATTCATCTGTAAAAATCCGCGAGCAAAAATACACATATgatattatgggaaaaagaactttgtctgggagtgtgtTATACGTTAGCAGTCTATCTCTCTtattcccatatgaaaagacatctttgccCTCTTAATTTGAGGAAGatagagataaacacatgggagcGCTGACATAGGCCACACTATCGACTGCTTCTCATGATATATTCATGGATAAAGTTTTCTTCTACCCATaaaggatggttcacccaccatcctaaggttcacaaaccccaatagtgttttagtatttttccaaaaaccctagtGATGCCTTCTCCCCGCCCTCTCTTGCCCCACGGTGAATTGgagggtggagggaaacttgatccAATATTCATTATGCAAGAAACTAATATTAATCGAGAAGGAACACTATTACAAGGGTGCATGTGGTGTGATGcccctacgcctagacacatgggtgggcaaaatgaccatcatTCCCACATGTAAAGGTGGAATTTTTCAGGTGCGCGATGTATCTGACACAGGGGCAACTTACCGTACACTTTAGTAATTTAACACTTAATCCGCATAACTCATATAAACACAATTTAGTAATTTAACACTTAATCCCTTGTTACATAGCATAAGATTATCATATTACACATTAAAGTATCAATGACATCGTCTCATTAGACAACTTATAAAATAATTGGGAAAGACAACGATACTTGGTCTTGGTCACGTTGAAATGCGTGgcccctacacccagacacagttACGCGCAAAATGATCATCATGCCCTAGGGATTTCCGCCTTTACATGGGGGCACTGTGGTCATTCTGTGTgaccctgtgtctgggcgcaggggccGCGTACCACACGCgactaggtagcat is drawn from Telopea speciosissima isolate NSW1024214 ecotype Mountain lineage chromosome 1, Tspe_v1, whole genome shotgun sequence and contains these coding sequences:
- the LOC122647682 gene encoding uncharacterized protein LOC122647682 isoform X2 — protein: MAQKAWKIIPRPLLETVLNNHVQHLRVSQPLILHGLRGAGKTTLILNRLLDDWNKGPHITGYVDFGLSVEDHHRIYSNQSSPWASWSNVPPPTLPSLRSQLERCLESMVQRGVRLGTIGPQQVFSTLNKWHSLNSALRSILQNHTHSSTTIDDKVSTSWSRALFALSARSKANEIDAVLGLDDKGKTLTLEETSYFREALLSLRLAKEVLQIHQSWRANAVSHLNRTGGFSRSLANSSTDWPYLLLELLSAAAEVDNFQPKLVINNIDVLRDAVLTDDSTLSASMYHDSLLWRLIALGVTERCLPVILLTSDSYYSYRASMDFGYPDLFISRETFGWTPQEAKMHMVTDFFTESEWRLIAEMLGPNP
- the LOC122647682 gene encoding uncharacterized protein LOC122647682 isoform X1 is translated as MAQKAWKIIPRPLLETVLNNHVQHLRVSQPLILHGLRGAGKTTLILNRLLDDWNKGPHITGYVDFGLSVEDHHRIYSNQSSPWASWSNVPPPTLPSLRSQLERCLESMVQRGVRLGTIGPQQVFSTLNKWHSLNSALRSILQNHTHSSTTIDDKVSTSWSRALFALSARSKANEIDAVLGLDDKGKTLTLEETSYFREALLSLRLAKEVLQIHQSWRANAVSHLNRTGGFSRSLANSSTDWPYLLLELLSAAAEVDNFQPKLVINNIDVLRDAVLTDDSTLSASMYHDSLLWRLIALGVTERCLPVILLTSDSYYSYRASMDFGYPDLFISRETFGWTPQEAKMHMVTDFFTESERTGQVHVGTCWHTSLRQHCEL
- the LOC122647682 gene encoding uncharacterized protein LOC122647682 isoform X3, with the protein product MAQKAWKIIPRPLLETVLNNHVQHLRVSQPLILHGLRGAGKTTLILNRLLDDWNKGPHITGYVDFGLSVEDHHRIYSNQSSPWASWSNVPPPTLPSLRSQLERCLESMVQRGVRLGTIGPQQVFSTLNKWHSLNSALRSILQNHTHSSTTIDDKVSTSWSRALFALSARSKANEIDAVLGLDDKGKTLTLEETSYFREALLSLRLAKEVLQIHQSWRANAVSHLNRTGGFSRSLANSSTDWPYLLLELLSAAAEVDNFQPKLVINNIDVLRDAVLTDDSTLSASMYHDSLLWRLIALGVTERCLPVILLTSDSYYSYRASMDFGYPDLFISRENVRWQPVLQTFDTNLGLCCRLPNQIFLNAMSLV